From the genome of Bubalus kerabau isolate K-KA32 ecotype Philippines breed swamp buffalo chromosome 13, PCC_UOA_SB_1v2, whole genome shotgun sequence:
CTCTTACcatcatttctctgcttttctaattgaattaagtttatttttctcaaacaGTTGCCCTCCTCCCAGACTGGAACCATAGCTTCAGGAGTTTCCAGGCTCATCTCTCCTACCTTTACAAAAGGAGGGACTTCCCCTTAGTGTCCATTTAAATAAAGGATGACAActgaccacatacacacacacacccctgatcTGTGACTGGCTGTCAAGCTTTCATGATCAACAGTCCCCATTAGATTCCTAAGTTGATGGTGCAAAGAAACAGGAGTCCTTCAGAAGAAACAGGGGGCCTGTTCTAAAAAGGCAGAAGCCATGTTAGATGTATGCACTGTAGATTCCACCTTATagatgatttctattttcttccctttatgggtgttttctctcttcttactGAGACTTCAAGAGCGTCATACCACTCCAGATGTCGAATGCCACCTTCCCTATTACTTTCTTGGTGCATTTCAGAGACTTCCTGTGAAATGAAAAAGTATAATGATTAGTCATTAAACGTTCAGGGCAAATTTGCCTTTGAGAGTTTTTCTTGGGATCagggagagaatgaaagaaaagcctggcatgatgctgggaagaataAATTGTTAGGGTAGGTCTGGGTGCGGCTTGCAGGAGCCGGGGAGTAATTGGGGAACACCTTGGCTATGAAAACAGTACAGCGGCCCTACCACTGACTTGTTGAATGACTGTGGGTgattcctctctctcctttgggCTTCATACTCTTTAAGTATAAAGAATTTGTTCATGATGGTGCCTACAGACCAGCCAGCCCTACTTCTTTATGAGAATGTGAGATAGCTCTTGGGGCTATTAGAAATGATGTAACAGCTACCATTTCTCCCTGTGAATAATCCCTGGGGAAGGGCCCAAGGTCCCTCCCAGGATGAGGGTGGATATTTCCTGGTAGAACTAAGAAAATTTAAGTCTTATCCTTTGTGAAACCGTAGACCCACCCTTGGCACCTGGCCAAGCTGAAGCTGCATAAAACTAGGCTTAGCTTCAGCTCTCAGTCATACACCTTCTTGACAACATGAAGACCAGAAGCTTCTTGGTCCAGGTGGTGGTGCTTCTCGTCCTTGGGACGCTGGTGGCAGAGGCAGCTATCGTAAGAGGTGAGTGGACAAGTGGCCTGGGTGAAGCTGGCTTGGGCTGAGGAGAGGTTGTTAGGGGCAGCCTGGGTCTTGACAAGGGGCAGCATGCAGAGCTGGAGCCCACTCTTTAGCCTGGACAGCAGGCTAAAGTTTTGAGTGTATCCAGAGAAGTAGGAAGTTGCCCACTAGACTCCATGTACATTCTGCCCCAGGACTGAGAAATCAGGGCTGTTTGTGGAAGGAGTGTTGTAACATGACCTTGGTCTCAAGCATTGATACTTGGACAGAACATGCAATGAAGTTGAGGAGCCCCAGGAATCTGGGCCCTGGGTGGTGTCTCTTCCCTGCCTGTTTGCTCCATCAAAGCACCTGAGTCATCAGTCCTGTAAGGGGAGGTTAAGAACTAACAGGGCCTCAGAAATCATGGACTCTGAAGAcctctgttttccaaagcaggacACTGAGACCTAGAGCAGGGTGAGGAATTGTCAGGGCAATCTCCAGATCCAGGATGCAGCTCAGGTCTCCTGGCATGTGTTTCAAAGCTCCTTGTCCTTCCTCCAAGTTTCCTCAAAGATGAAAATGTGTCCTCATCTCCTGAAAGTCACTCCTCCCTGGCATATCCTCATGAGGGCCCCAGGACCCAGAATGGAGGGTGAGGGGAAGAAATGGACACCCAAAGGAAACCTGGTCCTATGGACCTTTTCTCCAAAGCCTAGGGAACAGCCATCCAAGAGTGCAGACCCCAGCCAGCCCTGGTGAGCCTTCTCTATCTCAGTGTCCCTCAGCTTAAGGGACACTGCAGTGAGCAGTGGCTGGACCTAGAGGAAAGACTAGATAGTTGAAACAGGCATGCTGGTCTAAATATTAGTAATAGTAGGGATATTTCTTTCAACAGGTCATCCAAAAGGTCAAGGCACTAAGGAAAGAAATGTTTTAGTCAACGAAAAGAGTCCAATCAATGGTCAACATCCTGTCAAAAGACCAAATCCAGTGAAAGGTCAAGACCCAGTCAAAGGTCAAGATCCAGTCAAAGGACAAGATCCAGTGAAAGGTCAAGATCCAGTCAAAGGTCAAGATCCAGTCAAAGGACAAGATCCAGTCAAAGGTCAAGATCCAATCAAAGGACAAGATCCAGTCAAAGGTCAAGATCCAGTGAAAGGACAAGATCCAGTCAAAGGACAAGATCCAGTCAAAGGTCAAGATCCAGTGAAAGGACAAGATCCAGTGAAAGGTCAAGACCCAGTCAAAGGTCAAGATCCAG
Proteins encoded in this window:
- the LOC129625112 gene encoding sodium/potassium ATPase inhibitor SPAI-2-like, whose protein sequence is MKTRSFLVQVVVLLVLGTLVAEAAIVRGHPKGQGTKERNVLVNEKSPINGQHPVKRPNPVKGQDPVKGQDPVKGQDPVKGQDPVKGQDPVKGQDPVKGQDPIKGQDPVKGQDPVKGQDPVKGQDPVKGQDPVKGQDPVKGQDPVKGQDPVKGQDPVKGQDPVKGQDPIKGQDPVKGQDPVKGQDRIGDPLLTKRGSCPRVLIRCAMMNPPNRCLRDAQCPGAKKCCEGSCGKTCMDPR